One genomic region from Ornithinicoccus hortensis encodes:
- a CDS encoding threonine/serine ThrE exporter family protein, producing the protein MATRPERRPASPPSGADITGPQVRPVPRVGKVWRDRAQWVVRGVGPPTVPIGLPGHDDEVTQRHARMVIDLALRIGEAMLSTGASAADVVTNVLRVMTSYDIRQAHIDITFTSIEVSINRGVDEDPLTVMRVVSVRSPDYSRLQRVQDLVSRIVEPDGLEDRMLVQEARQELGKVLAQPHPYRRWVVTAGFALLAAAVTALFGAQPGMWLVAAISATVVDRVTRALARFGVAAFFNQAIGAAIPTTIAVLLSWAMDQGINVAGVQSPSLVVISGIIVLLAGLTVVGAAEDALDGYYVTAGARGLEVLILTAGIATGISVVLAIAGAFEVPMEVVPTVRVDGSAVTNTFAAVLVGIGFAMSTYTGFRGIVVAAAAAGTGWVAYELMALLGFGNAMTVGVAAAVVGAFGYAAHRTFRVPELAITTAGIVSLLPGLAVYRALFWMMEDSAGLVSTAMVEGFRAVSIALGLAAGVSIGGFAARHAFGLDRAAVRARRRARGSFS; encoded by the coding sequence GTGGCCACACGTCCCGAGCGCCGACCAGCCAGCCCGCCCTCCGGCGCCGACATCACCGGGCCCCAGGTCAGGCCGGTCCCTCGGGTGGGCAAGGTGTGGCGGGACCGGGCGCAGTGGGTGGTCCGCGGCGTGGGTCCGCCCACCGTCCCGATCGGCCTGCCCGGTCACGACGACGAGGTCACCCAGCGGCACGCCCGCATGGTCATCGACCTCGCCCTCCGGATCGGGGAGGCGATGCTCTCCACCGGGGCGTCCGCGGCCGACGTGGTCACCAACGTGCTGCGGGTGATGACCAGCTACGACATCCGCCAGGCGCACATCGACATCACCTTCACCTCGATCGAGGTCTCGATCAACCGGGGCGTGGACGAGGACCCGCTGACCGTGATGCGGGTCGTCTCGGTCCGGTCGCCCGACTACTCCCGCCTGCAACGGGTCCAGGACCTGGTGTCCCGCATCGTGGAGCCGGACGGCCTCGAGGACCGGATGCTGGTCCAGGAGGCCCGCCAGGAGCTGGGCAAGGTGCTGGCCCAGCCGCACCCCTACCGCCGGTGGGTGGTCACGGCCGGTTTCGCGCTGCTCGCGGCCGCCGTCACGGCCCTGTTCGGTGCCCAGCCCGGGATGTGGCTCGTCGCCGCGATCAGCGCCACCGTGGTGGACCGGGTCACCCGGGCCCTGGCCCGGTTCGGCGTGGCCGCCTTCTTCAACCAGGCGATCGGTGCGGCGATCCCGACGACGATCGCGGTGCTGCTCTCCTGGGCGATGGACCAGGGCATCAACGTGGCCGGGGTGCAGTCACCGTCCCTGGTGGTCATCTCCGGGATCATCGTGCTGCTGGCCGGGCTCACCGTGGTCGGTGCCGCCGAGGACGCGCTGGACGGGTACTACGTGACGGCCGGGGCCCGGGGGCTGGAGGTGCTGATCCTGACCGCGGGCATCGCGACCGGGATCTCGGTGGTGCTCGCCATCGCCGGCGCCTTCGAGGTGCCGATGGAGGTCGTCCCGACGGTCCGGGTCGACGGCTCCGCGGTGACCAACACCTTCGCGGCCGTCCTGGTCGGCATCGGCTTCGCGATGTCCACCTACACCGGCTTCCGCGGGATCGTGGTGGCCGCGGCGGCGGCCGGCACCGGGTGGGTCGCCTACGAGCTGATGGCGCTCCTGGGATTCGGCAACGCGATGACGGTGGGGGTGGCCGCCGCGGTAGTCGGGGCGTTCGGGTATGCCGCGCACCGCACCTTCCGGGTGCCAGAACTGGCGATCACCACGGCCGGGATCGTCTCGTTGCTGCCCGGACTCGCGGTCTACCGGGCGCTGTTCTGGATGATGGAGGACTCGGCCGGGCTGGTGAGCACCGCGATGGTCGAGGGGTTCCGCGCGGTCTCGATCGCTCTCGGGTTGGCCGCCGGTGTCTCCATCGGCGGCTTCGCCGCCCGGCACGCCTTCGGCCTGGACCGGGCCGCGGTGCGGGCCCGGAGGCGCGCGCGGGGCTCCTTCAGCTGA
- a CDS encoding ATP-dependent helicase produces the protein MTAPRLDAGQAAAVAHRGGVLQVVGGPGTGKTTVAVEAVADRVHRDGLPADSALLLAPTRVAAGALRVAVTRRLAATTTEPLARTPSALAFAVLRQAAALGGEPAPRLLSGAEQDLILSDLLAGHAAGSAPAPEWPDSVRGALGTRGFRDQLRDLLMRAVEHGLDPADLMDLAQRHQRPEWRAAAQVLEEYDQVTALRSPGAFDPAWICTAAADLLEEDPAAARRVRRALRLVVVDDAHELTASASRLLRAMHDPATDLLLLGDGDLTVQGFRGADPARFDRVAADLAGPDGPTRVVLTTQHRMPEDLATAARRVADRIGVSTGTAHRATTASRPGGGCAVVTVRTTAQETAYVADRLRRAHLLEGVPWSRMAVIARSRGRHDGLRRGFASAGVPVVVPGGTLPLRDEPVVRALLTAFAVALRDAAPDGQQPGPTPEEAVDLVTSVLGGADPVTLLRLRRALRVREHGLGSMRAPEEALAELLAGPVAELADDPDLGAARAVARVLQAGRAAAPRLDSGHLAADVTAESVLWSLWQASGLSDRWARQAVEGGAAGVRADHDLDAVMMLFDAASSYVERLPGMGPAGFLEHVAAQEVRPDSLVARARPDEAVEILTPQGAAGREWDLVAVVGVQEGVWPDLRLRDTLLGSEALVSALRGRPFEGPEGVRAAQGQVRADETRQFYSAITRSRADLVVTAVAGTEEQPSSFLDLLDPDGTGRRVEVVPPALTLRGLVAGLRRDLVLAHRGGDLAARDRAAARLERLAAEGITGADPDSWWEARAVSDGRPLQETGPVRVSPSRVQTFDECALRWLLSSRGGDPGGAASASLGTLVHDVISEQPEADLETLDAALEERWPELGLGHGWADRRDRDRARDMLRRYVGYVDSSRAAGYELAAVEIDLDVPVGSARITGRADRVERDPEGRLRIVDLKTGASKPTAPEVARHPQLGVYQVAVSAAEDLVGEPGDEGPVQDPAESGGAALVHIGRAAGKAASVQPQRPLRDDDDPRWAHDLLERTAVGMAGSSFPATVGGWCRTCAVKFSCPLQPEGRTLR, from the coding sequence ATGACTGCACCAAGACTCGACGCCGGACAGGCCGCCGCCGTTGCCCACCGCGGCGGGGTCCTCCAGGTCGTCGGGGGCCCCGGCACCGGCAAGACGACGGTCGCGGTCGAGGCCGTCGCGGACCGGGTCCACCGGGACGGCCTCCCGGCCGACAGCGCCCTGTTGCTGGCCCCGACCCGGGTGGCAGCCGGCGCGCTGCGGGTGGCCGTCACCCGGCGGCTGGCGGCCACCACGACCGAGCCGCTCGCCCGGACCCCTTCCGCCCTGGCATTCGCGGTCCTGCGCCAGGCGGCGGCGCTCGGTGGTGAGCCGGCGCCCCGCCTCCTGTCCGGCGCGGAGCAGGACCTGATCCTGTCCGACCTGCTGGCCGGGCACGCAGCGGGGAGTGCTCCCGCGCCGGAGTGGCCCGACTCGGTCCGGGGGGCGCTGGGCACTCGCGGCTTCCGTGACCAGTTGCGCGACCTGCTGATGCGCGCGGTGGAGCACGGCCTGGACCCCGCCGACCTGATGGACCTGGCGCAGCGCCACCAGCGCCCGGAGTGGCGGGCCGCGGCGCAGGTCCTGGAGGAGTATGACCAGGTCACAGCCCTGCGCAGCCCCGGGGCGTTCGACCCCGCCTGGATCTGCACGGCCGCGGCGGACCTGCTGGAGGAGGACCCGGCAGCGGCGCGGCGGGTCCGCCGGGCGCTGCGCCTGGTGGTCGTCGACGACGCCCACGAACTCACCGCATCCGCCTCCCGGCTGCTGCGCGCGATGCACGACCCGGCGACGGACCTGCTGTTGCTGGGCGACGGTGACCTGACGGTGCAGGGCTTCCGCGGGGCCGACCCGGCGCGGTTCGACCGGGTCGCGGCCGACCTCGCGGGCCCGGACGGACCGACCAGGGTGGTGCTGACGACCCAGCACCGGATGCCCGAGGACCTCGCCACGGCGGCACGGCGGGTGGCCGACCGGATCGGGGTCAGCACCGGCACCGCCCACCGAGCGACAACGGCCAGCCGTCCGGGTGGTGGGTGCGCGGTGGTGACCGTCCGCACCACCGCCCAGGAGACGGCATACGTGGCGGACCGGCTGCGGCGGGCCCACCTGCTGGAGGGGGTGCCGTGGTCCCGGATGGCGGTGATCGCCCGGAGCCGCGGCCGACACGACGGGTTGCGGCGCGGCTTCGCCTCGGCCGGGGTCCCGGTGGTGGTGCCCGGGGGCACCCTGCCGCTGCGGGACGAGCCCGTGGTCCGCGCCCTGCTCACGGCGTTCGCGGTGGCGCTGCGGGACGCGGCACCCGATGGTCAGCAGCCGGGGCCCACCCCGGAAGAGGCCGTCGACCTGGTCACGTCGGTGCTGGGGGGTGCCGATCCCGTGACCCTGCTCCGATTGCGGCGCGCACTGCGCGTCCGGGAGCACGGCCTCGGCTCGATGAGGGCACCCGAGGAGGCGCTCGCGGAGCTGCTGGCGGGGCCTGTCGCGGAACTGGCCGATGATCCGGACCTCGGAGCGGCGCGCGCCGTCGCGCGGGTGTTGCAGGCGGGTCGCGCGGCGGCCCCGCGGCTCGACTCCGGGCACCTGGCCGCGGACGTGACGGCCGAATCGGTCCTGTGGTCCTTGTGGCAGGCCTCCGGGCTCTCCGACCGCTGGGCCCGGCAGGCGGTGGAGGGCGGCGCCGCGGGGGTCCGGGCCGACCACGACCTCGACGCCGTGATGATGCTGTTCGACGCGGCCTCGAGCTATGTCGAGCGGTTGCCGGGGATGGGGCCGGCCGGCTTCCTCGAGCACGTCGCCGCCCAGGAGGTGAGGCCGGACAGCCTCGTCGCCCGGGCCCGGCCTGACGAGGCGGTGGAGATCCTCACCCCCCAGGGGGCGGCCGGGCGGGAGTGGGACCTCGTCGCCGTCGTCGGCGTGCAGGAGGGGGTCTGGCCCGACCTCCGGCTCCGCGACACCCTGCTCGGGTCGGAGGCGCTGGTCAGCGCCCTGCGCGGTCGACCCTTCGAGGGACCGGAGGGGGTCCGGGCCGCCCAGGGCCAGGTCCGGGCCGACGAGACCCGGCAGTTCTACAGCGCGATCACCCGTTCGCGCGCCGACCTGGTCGTGACCGCGGTGGCCGGCACGGAGGAACAGCCGTCGTCGTTCCTGGACCTGCTGGACCCGGACGGCACCGGGCGCCGGGTCGAGGTCGTGCCGCCCGCACTGACCCTCCGGGGGCTGGTCGCCGGGCTCCGGCGGGACCTCGTGCTGGCGCACCGTGGCGGTGACCTCGCCGCCCGGGACCGGGCCGCGGCCCGGTTGGAGCGGTTGGCCGCCGAGGGGATCACCGGGGCCGACCCCGACTCGTGGTGGGAGGCGCGGGCGGTGTCCGACGGGCGGCCGCTGCAGGAGACGGGCCCGGTGCGGGTATCCCCATCGCGGGTGCAGACCTTCGACGAGTGCGCGCTGCGGTGGCTGTTGTCCAGCCGTGGTGGCGACCCGGGGGGCGCGGCGTCGGCTTCCCTCGGGACGCTCGTGCACGACGTCATCTCCGAGCAGCCGGAGGCCGACCTGGAGACGCTCGACGCGGCGCTGGAGGAGCGTTGGCCCGAACTGGGGCTGGGGCACGGCTGGGCCGACCGGCGGGACCGGGACCGGGCCAGGGACATGCTGCGTCGCTATGTCGGCTATGTCGACAGCAGCCGGGCGGCCGGCTACGAGTTGGCGGCGGTGGAGATCGACCTCGACGTCCCGGTCGGGTCGGCCCGGATCACGGGGCGGGCCGACCGGGTGGAGCGCGACCCCGAGGGCAGGTTGCGGATCGTGGACCTGAAGACCGGGGCCAGCAAGCCGACGGCGCCGGAGGTCGCGCGGCACCCCCAGCTCGGGGTCTACCAGGTGGCGGTGAGCGCCGCCGAGGACCTGGTGGGCGAACCGGGCGACGAGGGGCCCGTCCAGGACCCTGCCGAGTCCGGTGGCGCGGCCCTCGTGCACATCGGCCGCGCCGCCGGCAAGGCCGCGTCCGTGCAGCCGCAGCGGCCGCTCAGGGACGATGACGATCCGCGGTGGGCGCACGACCTGCTGGAACGCACCGCCGTCGGCATGGCCGGGTCCAGCTTCCCGGCCACGGTGGGTGGCTGGTGCCGCACCTGTGCGGTCAAGTTCAGCTGCCCGCTGCAGCCGGAGGGGAGGACTCTGCGATGA
- a CDS encoding GlsB/YeaQ/YmgE family stress response membrane protein has protein sequence MIGTIIGALIAGCIIGPLARLVLPGKQNISVPITIGLGALGSLGGSLIYTWLSGNTDTKGIDWIAFFIGIVVAAVLILIYGAVAGKKV, from the coding sequence ATGATCGGAACCATCATCGGGGCACTCATCGCTGGGTGCATCATCGGTCCCCTGGCCCGGTTGGTCCTGCCGGGCAAGCAGAACATCTCCGTTCCCATCACGATCGGGCTCGGAGCCCTGGGTTCGCTGGGCGGCTCGCTGATCTACACCTGGCTGAGCGGCAACACCGACACCAAGGGCATCGACTGGATCGCCTTCTTCATCGGCATCGTGGTCGCTGCGGTGCTGATCCTCATCTACGGCGCCGTGGCGGGCAAGAAGGTCTGA
- a CDS encoding PHP domain-containing protein: MRIDLHTHSNRSDGTETPAVVVETAAAAGLDVIGLTDHDVTSGWAEADRVGQQLGVSVVPGIEVSCSHRGISVHMLGYLFDPTSADLVADLTRSRESRVGRIRKMAELLQADGYPVSYQAVLDHARDEATLGRPHLADALVTAGVVEHRNAAFESLLARDGGYYVSHYAPTPRDMVRLIEAAGGVTVLAHPFAQTRGEVVGDEVIEELAEAGLTGIEVDHRDHSPAARTRAADLAARLGLLPTGSSDYHGDTGKPNRLGENTTSPEVLTALLERASGHPMLGAPLG; this comes from the coding sequence GTGAGGATCGACCTGCATACCCACTCAAACCGTAGCGACGGCACGGAAACCCCTGCCGTCGTGGTGGAGACGGCCGCCGCAGCGGGTCTCGATGTGATCGGTCTCACGGACCACGACGTGACCAGCGGGTGGGCCGAGGCCGACCGGGTGGGGCAGCAGTTGGGGGTGAGCGTGGTCCCGGGGATCGAGGTGTCCTGTAGCCACCGCGGCATCTCGGTGCACATGCTGGGCTACCTCTTCGACCCGACGAGCGCGGACCTGGTGGCCGACCTGACCCGGTCCCGGGAGTCGCGGGTGGGGCGGATCAGGAAGATGGCCGAACTGCTACAGGCCGACGGCTACCCGGTGAGCTACCAGGCGGTGCTGGACCACGCCCGGGACGAGGCCACCCTCGGGCGCCCGCACCTGGCCGACGCGCTCGTCACTGCCGGTGTGGTCGAGCACCGCAATGCCGCCTTCGAGTCGCTGCTGGCCCGGGACGGCGGGTACTACGTGTCACACTACGCCCCCACCCCGCGGGACATGGTCCGGTTGATCGAGGCCGCGGGCGGGGTGACCGTGCTGGCCCACCCGTTCGCCCAGACCCGGGGCGAGGTCGTGGGCGACGAGGTGATCGAGGAGCTCGCCGAGGCGGGGCTGACCGGCATCGAGGTGGACCACCGGGACCACTCGCCCGCGGCACGGACGAGGGCAGCCGACCTGGCGGCGCGGCTCGGGTTGCTCCCCACCGGCTCCAGCGACTACCACGGGGACACGGGCAAGCCGAACCGGCTGGGGGAGAACACCACCTCGCCCGAGGTGCTGACCGCACTCCTGGAGCGGGCCAGCGGGCACCCGATGCTCGGGGCCCCGCTGGGCTGA
- a CDS encoding DEAD/DEAH box helicase: MEETRTFADFNVHPDIVSALADQGIVHPFPIQSMTLPVALGGHDIIGQAKTGTGKTLGFGVPMLQNAVGPNDDGFADLAAPGKPQALAVAPTRELAVQVAADLTKAGAKRGMRVLTVYGGRAYEPQVEALRKGVEIVVGTPGRLLDLANQGHLDLGHARIVVLDEADEMLDLGFLPDVEKILALTPAGRQTMLFSATMPGAVVSLARRYMTQPTHIRAMGETDEGHTVAAVEQFVYRAHAMDKVEMVARILQSEGRGLTMIFARTKRTAAKVADDLSSRGFAAAALHGDLGQGAREQAMRAFRNGKVDVLVATDVAARGIDVEAVTHVINFQCPEDEKTYLHRIGRTGRAGATGVAVTFVDWDDMPRWGLINKTLDLGIPEPVETYSSSPHLYEDLYIPAGTKGTLPRSARTREGLDAEVLEDLGETGRGGGQRSGRRGGDRGGRSGGGRSGGGRSGGGRSGGGRSGGQGRDGRGDGHGGRRGEGTEGAPKRTRSRQRRRRGPSTQPSGTAGE; this comes from the coding sequence ATGGAAGAAACCCGCACGTTCGCGGACTTCAACGTCCACCCCGACATCGTCAGCGCCCTGGCCGACCAGGGCATCGTCCACCCGTTCCCCATCCAGTCGATGACCCTGCCGGTGGCCCTCGGAGGTCACGACATCATCGGCCAGGCCAAGACCGGCACCGGCAAGACGCTCGGCTTCGGGGTGCCGATGCTGCAGAACGCGGTCGGTCCGAACGACGACGGCTTCGCCGACCTGGCCGCCCCTGGGAAGCCCCAGGCGCTGGCCGTCGCCCCGACCCGTGAGCTGGCCGTCCAGGTCGCGGCCGACCTCACCAAGGCCGGCGCCAAGCGCGGGATGCGGGTGCTCACCGTCTACGGCGGTCGCGCCTACGAGCCGCAGGTCGAGGCGCTGCGCAAGGGCGTGGAGATCGTGGTCGGCACCCCCGGCCGGCTGCTCGACCTCGCCAACCAGGGCCACCTAGACCTGGGGCACGCCCGGATCGTCGTCCTCGACGAGGCCGACGAGATGCTCGACCTGGGCTTCCTGCCCGACGTCGAGAAGATCCTGGCGCTCACCCCGGCGGGCCGGCAGACGATGCTGTTCAGCGCCACCATGCCCGGGGCCGTCGTGTCCCTGGCCCGCCGCTACATGACCCAGCCGACCCACATCCGGGCGATGGGCGAGACCGACGAGGGGCACACCGTCGCCGCCGTCGAGCAGTTCGTCTACCGGGCCCACGCGATGGACAAGGTCGAGATGGTCGCGCGGATCCTGCAGTCGGAGGGCCGCGGCCTCACGATGATCTTCGCGCGCACCAAGCGCACCGCGGCCAAGGTCGCCGACGACCTGTCGTCCCGGGGCTTCGCGGCGGCCGCCCTGCACGGGGACCTCGGCCAGGGCGCCCGCGAGCAGGCGATGCGCGCCTTCCGCAACGGGAAGGTCGACGTGCTGGTCGCCACCGACGTGGCCGCCCGCGGCATCGACGTGGAGGCGGTCACGCACGTGATCAACTTCCAGTGCCCCGAGGACGAGAAGACCTACCTGCACCGGATCGGCCGGACCGGCCGCGCCGGCGCCACCGGCGTGGCCGTGACCTTCGTGGACTGGGACGACATGCCCAGGTGGGGACTGATCAACAAGACCCTGGACCTGGGCATCCCGGAGCCGGTCGAGACCTACTCCTCCTCCCCGCACCTGTACGAGGACCTGTACATCCCCGCGGGCACCAAGGGCACGCTGCCCCGCAGCGCCCGCACCCGCGAGGGCCTGGACGCCGAGGTCCTGGAGGACCTGGGCGAGACGGGTCGCGGTGGCGGTCAGCGCAGTGGTCGTCGTGGTGGCGACCGGGGCGGGCGCTCCGGTGGCGGTCGCTCCGGCGGCGGCCGCTCGGGCGGGGGCCGGTCCGGCGGTGGTCGCTCCGGTGGCCAGGGTCGGGACGGCCGGGGCGACGGCCACGGTGGACGCCGCGGCGAGGGCACGGAGGGCGCCCCGAAGCGCACCCGGAGCCGGCAGCGTCGCCGTCGCGGCCCCAGCACCCAGCCCTCGGGTACCGCCGGCGAGTAG
- a CDS encoding ferritin-like fold-containing protein: protein MTGDVVSQEPPQGSGTVDQGALADLFGALAYAELTASLQMAADAARAPSIPVQSALGRMMTVEFGQFERLTARLAELGRDPEEAMAPFVPAIRAYHDRTTPSDWLEGLVKAYVGDGIARDFYREVAVHLEPLDRALVEQVLGDGDQDDLVVASVTEAIEKDPRLAGRLALWGRRLVGEAIAQTQYVMVERDSLASVIVGGGLGSGLDLAEFGRMITRLTEAHAARMQRLGLTA from the coding sequence ATGACTGGTGATGTGGTGTCGCAGGAGCCCCCGCAGGGGTCCGGGACGGTGGACCAGGGTGCGCTGGCGGACCTGTTCGGCGCGCTGGCGTATGCCGAGCTGACGGCGAGCCTGCAGATGGCCGCGGACGCGGCGCGGGCGCCCAGCATCCCGGTCCAGTCGGCGCTCGGCCGGATGATGACGGTCGAGTTCGGGCAGTTCGAGCGTCTCACGGCCCGACTCGCCGAGTTGGGGCGGGACCCGGAGGAGGCGATGGCTCCGTTCGTCCCCGCGATCCGGGCGTACCACGACCGGACGACCCCCAGCGACTGGCTGGAGGGCCTGGTGAAGGCCTATGTCGGGGACGGGATCGCACGCGACTTCTACCGGGAGGTCGCTGTCCACCTCGAGCCGCTGGACCGGGCGCTGGTCGAGCAGGTCCTCGGGGACGGCGACCAGGACGACCTGGTGGTCGCCTCGGTCACCGAGGCCATCGAGAAGGACCCCAGGCTCGCCGGCCGGCTGGCCCTGTGGGGTCGACGGTTGGTCGGCGAGGCGATCGCCCAGACCCAGTACGTCATGGTCGAGCGGGACTCCCTGGCCTCGGTGATCGTCGGGGGAGGGCTGGGGTCCGGTCTGGACCTAGCCGAGTTCGGCCGGATGATCACCCGGCTCACCGAGGCCCACGCCGCGCGGATGCAGCGGCTGGGGCTGACGGCCTGA
- a CDS encoding DUF1795 domain-containing protein, giving the protein MTRRHLARTTPLAAALLATALLAGCSGDDDPVVTTTDTSSATEDAGDDEAQETTEAPADDAEETTEAPADEAEETTEAPEEGATGPVTSADGAFTLTVPDGWTDVRSLVAEDVEVAVRAGEMSDDFFNNVVITGEPAIDDIEGTIEAAAEDLVGDDGSYELLDPIEIGGEEAFGYTLLREQNGTEIAQTQRWVNHGDTLYVLTLSTAASQQEEGEALLTEILDTWEWQD; this is encoded by the coding sequence ATGACGCGTCGTCACCTCGCCCGCACCACCCCGCTCGCGGCGGCCCTGCTGGCCACCGCCCTGCTGGCCGGATGCTCTGGGGACGACGACCCCGTGGTGACCACGACCGACACCTCCTCGGCCACCGAGGACGCCGGCGACGACGAGGCGCAGGAGACCACGGAGGCCCCGGCCGACGATGCCGAGGAGACCACGGAGGCCCCCGCGGACGAGGCGGAGGAGACCACCGAGGCCCCGGAGGAGGGGGCGACCGGACCGGTCACCTCCGCCGACGGCGCCTTCACCCTCACCGTGCCCGACGGCTGGACCGACGTGCGGAGCTTGGTGGCGGAGGACGTCGAGGTCGCCGTCCGCGCCGGCGAGATGAGCGACGACTTCTTCAACAACGTGGTGATCACCGGCGAGCCGGCGATCGACGACATCGAGGGCACCATCGAGGCCGCCGCCGAGGACCTCGTGGGTGACGACGGTTCCTACGAGCTGCTGGACCCGATCGAGATCGGTGGCGAGGAGGCCTTCGGCTACACGCTGCTGCGCGAGCAGAACGGCACCGAGATCGCGCAGACGCAGCGCTGGGTGAACCACGGGGACACCCTCTACGTGCTGACCCTGTCGACCGCGGCCAGCCAGCAGGAGGAGGGTGAGGCCCTCCTCACCGAGATCCTCGACACCTGGGAGTGGCAGGACTGA
- a CDS encoding DUF3107 domain-containing protein: protein MEIRIGVREVAREVSLESAQSAEEVEAAVSAAVESGTGVLSLTDEKGGKVIVPVSSVGYVEIGSPEQPRVGFGRG from the coding sequence ATGGAAATTCGGATCGGTGTGCGCGAGGTGGCCCGCGAGGTCAGCCTGGAGTCGGCACAGTCGGCGGAAGAGGTGGAGGCCGCGGTGTCCGCCGCGGTGGAGAGCGGCACCGGCGTGCTGAGCCTGACCGACGAGAAGGGCGGCAAGGTCATCGTCCCGGTGAGCTCCGTGGGCTACGTCGAGATCGGCTCCCCCGAGCAGCCGCGGGTCGGTTTCGGCCGCGGCTGA
- a CDS encoding MGMT family protein — protein sequence MGRARSNGAGDLPEFAEIVLDLVDRVPPGRVLSYGDVAELVERGGPRQVGQVLGRYGSLTCWWRVVMADGSPPPGHEDRARARWDAEGIPRRGGRVDMGRARWSGPTPADGGVGGS from the coding sequence ATGGGACGGGCGCGGTCGAACGGAGCGGGGGACCTGCCGGAGTTCGCCGAGATCGTCCTCGACCTCGTCGACCGGGTGCCGCCCGGACGGGTACTCAGCTACGGCGATGTCGCCGAGCTGGTGGAGCGCGGCGGGCCGCGGCAGGTGGGTCAGGTGCTCGGCCGCTACGGCAGCCTCACCTGCTGGTGGCGGGTGGTCATGGCCGACGGGTCGCCTCCGCCCGGTCACGAGGACCGCGCCAGGGCGCGCTGGGACGCCGAGGGGATCCCCCGGCGGGGCGGCCGGGTGGACATGGGCCGCGCCCGGTGGTCCGGCCCGACGCCTGCCGACGGTGGTGTCGGTGGGTCCTGA
- a CDS encoding TetR/AcrR family transcriptional regulator — protein MSRPISTTRRRMNRTERRAQLLQAAQESFVHKGYHATAMDDIAERAGVSKPVLYQHFASKQDLYLGLVDLQADRLVALVRAALDSTSDNAERVAACVGAYFEFVDHDPGYRLIFDSDQSSDPEVRSRLTRVVEACAGAVAGTIQEDTGLPGEQAALLGTACIGLAQSCAERWVAEGRPVAREQAADLVAQVAWRGLGAMPLIRAEGSAG, from the coding sequence GTGAGCAGACCCATCAGCACGACCCGGCGGCGGATGAACCGCACGGAACGTCGCGCCCAGTTGCTACAAGCCGCCCAGGAGTCGTTCGTGCACAAGGGCTACCACGCCACGGCCATGGACGACATCGCCGAGCGGGCGGGCGTGTCCAAACCCGTGCTCTACCAGCACTTCGCCAGCAAACAGGACCTCTACCTGGGCCTGGTGGACCTGCAGGCCGACCGGTTGGTCGCGCTGGTGCGGGCGGCGCTGGACTCCACGTCGGACAATGCCGAACGGGTGGCCGCCTGCGTGGGCGCCTACTTCGAGTTCGTCGACCACGACCCCGGCTACCGGTTGATCTTCGACTCCGACCAGTCCTCCGACCCGGAGGTGCGCTCCCGGCTCACCCGGGTCGTCGAGGCCTGCGCCGGAGCCGTCGCCGGGACCATCCAGGAGGACACCGGGCTCCCCGGGGAGCAGGCGGCGCTGCTGGGCACGGCCTGCATCGGCCTCGCGCAGTCCTGCGCCGAGCGCTGGGTCGCCGAGGGCCGGCCGGTCGCCCGGGAGCAGGCCGCCGACCTGGTCGCACAGGTCGCCTGGCGCGGTCTGGGCGCGATGCCGCTGATCCGCGCGGAAGGATCCGCCGGCTAG